One Candidatus Thermoplasmatota archaeon genomic window, GCTTCAAGGGCCATGGTTGTGGAATCGCAGACCAGATATTAAACCTTCTTTTCGTCGTCTCAATCTCGAGGTCTGGCTGGCGAGGGCTCTTCAGAGCTGCTCTGGGATTGTCAACCTTGCTCGGTTGTGGTCTTGCAGCTTATGAGCGAGAAGATGTCGTACTTGCCACCCAGGTACTCCCTCGGACGAAGGTACTCCAACTCCACCAGGAAGCCCATCCCGACAACCTTGCCCCCCAATTGCTCAACCAAACCAGCGTTGGCTTTTATGGTCCCTCCAGTCGCTAGGAGGTCGTCGATGAGCAAGACCCTGTCGCCTTTCTTGATCGAATCCTCATGGATCTCGATCACGTCCGACTCGTACTCTTTGTTGTAGCTCAAGCTGGCTACCTTATGGGGTAGTTTGCCTTTCTTCCTTATTGGCACGAACCCTACGCCAAGCTCATGCGCCACAGGCGCTCCGATGATGAAGCCTCTGGCCTCGTTAGAAACAACGACATCGACATTCCTGTTTCTGTAATGGTCCGCAAGACCCCTAACGCATTCCCTGAAGGCCTGCTTGTCCTTCAGCAACGGCGTGATATCCCAGAAGACCACTCCCTTGTGTTCGGGGATCCATCTGATCTTTGACTTCAGGTCCATACTGAATTCACCCTTGGAAAGAGCACCCTTCAATGCACAGCTGTATTCATAGACTCTTCGTTTCGAAGCATAGACAGACGCATACACCATCTACAACTTGAAACGCTGACTGGCACTCGACATTCATGGCAGGTCCGTCCGTCCTCCAGATGGAACGTCAACAAGTCTAAGAACCCCCTTACTATTCGCAAAACACAGAGGAAGATAGCATGGCCAAACCAATGGGAACCATATCGCTCGCACCCAACGTTTTCTGGGTGGGCGTGAAGCATCATGACAGGAGGCTGTTCGACGGACTGATACCGCTTCCGCATGGAACGAGCTACAACGCGTACCTTGTCGTTGGGACTGACAAGATCGCGCTGATCGACTCCGTGAACCCTGGATTCGAAGGGGAGCTTGTGGAAAAGATATCGCAGCATGTGGACCCCTCGAAGATCGACTACGTCATAATGAACCACGCAGAGCCGGACCACGCCAACGCGATCAAGCACATCATGACCTTGGCGAAGAACGCCAAGATGGTGGCTGGCGCGAAGGGGAGGGACGCTGCCATCATGTACTTCGACATCGATCCCGAGAGGATAATGGTCGTGGACGAAAGCTCAAAGATAGACCTTGGCGGGAAGACTCTGAGCTTCGTGGATGCGCCTTGGCTGCACTGGCCAGAGACCATATTCACTTACCTCGAGGAGGACAAGATACTCTTCCCCTGCGATTTCTTCGGCTCCCACCTTGCAGTCGGCGCGTTCTACGCGGATGAGTACGGCAACGACCTTTCACTCGACATGGCGAAGCTGTATTTCGCCGAGATCATGATGCCGTTCACGAAACCGGGCCAGAACGCCATCGAGAAGGTCAAGAAG contains:
- a CDS encoding FprA family A-type flavoprotein, with product MAKPMGTISLAPNVFWVGVKHHDRRLFDGLIPLPHGTSYNAYLVVGTDKIALIDSVNPGFEGELVEKISQHVDPSKIDYVIMNHAEPDHANAIKHIMTLAKNAKMVAGAKGRDAAIMYFDIDPERIMVVDESSKIDLGGKTLSFVDAPWLHWPETIFTYLEEDKILFPCDFFGSHLAVGAFYADEYGNDLSLDMAKLYFAEIMMPFTKPGQNAIEKVKKLGPKVIAPSHGVLWRDPKIILDEYTKWTTEKFEKKVMIVYVSMWGSSLKMAKALQETLVKKGVSVNIFDLTVTEIGHVAKELVDTPVVVIAAPTVLGGVHPVAAYATLLVKTLRAPTKYGVVLTSFGWSGGAVKQIQSLLEGSKL
- the apt gene encoding adenine phosphoribosyltransferase — encoded protein: MDLKSKIRWIPEHKGVVFWDITPLLKDKQAFRECVRGLADHYRNRNVDVVVSNEARGFIIGAPVAHELGVGFVPIRKKGKLPHKVASLSYNKEYESDVIEIHEDSIKKGDRVLLIDDLLATGGTIKANAGLVEQLGGKVVGMGFLVELEYLRPREYLGGKYDIFSLISCKTTTEQG